The Carassius carassius chromosome 34, fCarCar2.1, whole genome shotgun sequence genome has a segment encoding these proteins:
- the LOC132114479 gene encoding 17-beta-hydroxysteroid dehydrogenase type 3-like isoform X2: MSLAEIIFILTGTCAVLVFGGKLVCLFMMLVPKLFCPLPESFFTTLGKWAVVTGGSDGIGRAYAEELSKLGMSVIIISRNQEKLARAARKIELTTGQEVKVIAADFTKDDIYGHINENIKGLDIGILVNNVGILPSQIPCKLLETSDLEERIHDVINCNVKAMVKMCRIVLPEMQQRGRGVILNVSSGIAKIPCPIYTLYAASKTVAPFGVSTAMTGHQKPDMVTFRPEEFARSSLKYLKLGDQTYGSVTHTILGGIVQSIPTWVLQSKAFQHHFREYVKEKVGS; the protein is encoded by the exons ATGTCGCTCGCTGAGATTATCTTCATCTTGACCGGGACTTGTGCTGTCCTGGTTTTTGGAGGGAAATTAGTATGCCTGTTTATGATGCTTGTCCCGAAGCTCTTCTGTCCTCTTCCTGAGTCTTTTTTCACCACTCTGGGGAAATGGGCAG TGGTCACTGGAGGGTCAGATGGAATAGGCAGAGCATATGCAGAAGAG CTTTCCAAACTAGGTATGAGTGTGATCATCATCAGCAGAAATCAAGAGAAGCTTGCCAGAGCAGCAAGAAAGATCG AGCTCACGACAGGACAGGAAGTCAAAGTAATAGCTGCTGACTTCACCAAAGATGATATATATGGACACATTAATGAAAACATCAAGGGTTTGGATATTGGTATTTTAG TGAACAATGTCGGGATTCTGCCCAGCCAAATACCCTGCAAGCTACTTGAAACCTCTGACTTAGAAGAA AGAATACATGATGTTATCAACTGCAATGTAAAAGCCATGGTTAAG ATGTGCAGAATTGTGCTACCAGAGATGCAGCAAAG AGGAAGAGGAGTGATTCTGAATGTGTCCTCTGGCATAGCCAAAATACCCTGCCCCATTTACACCCTGTATGCCGCGTCCAAG acGGTGGCTCCGTTTGGGGTTTCAACAGCAATGACAGGACATCAGAAGCCAGATATGGTCACATTCAGACCTGAGGAGTTTGCAAGGAGCTCACTGAAGTATCTAAAACTAGGAGACCAAACATATGGCAGTGTCACTCATACCATACTG GGCGGGATTGTGCAGTCCATTCCCACCTGGGTCCTGCAGAGCAAAGCGTTTCAGCATCATTTCAGGGAATATGTGAAGGAGAAAGTCGGAAGCTGA
- the LOC132114479 gene encoding 17-beta-hydroxysteroid dehydrogenase type 3-like isoform X1: MSLAEIIFILTGTCAVLVFGGKLVCLFMMLVPKLFCPLPESFFTTLGKWAVVTGGSDGIGRAYAEELSKLGMSVIIISRNQEKLARAARKIELTTGQEVKVIAADFTKDDIYGHINENIKGLDIGILVNNVGILPSQIPCKLLETSDLEERIHDVINCNVKAMVKMCRIVLPEMQQRGRGVILNVSSGIAKIPCPIYTLYAASKVFVERFSQGLQAEYKFKGIIIQTVAPFGVSTAMTGHQKPDMVTFRPEEFARSSLKYLKLGDQTYGSVTHTILGGIVQSIPTWVLQSKAFQHHFREYVKEKVGS, from the exons ATGTCGCTCGCTGAGATTATCTTCATCTTGACCGGGACTTGTGCTGTCCTGGTTTTTGGAGGGAAATTAGTATGCCTGTTTATGATGCTTGTCCCGAAGCTCTTCTGTCCTCTTCCTGAGTCTTTTTTCACCACTCTGGGGAAATGGGCAG TGGTCACTGGAGGGTCAGATGGAATAGGCAGAGCATATGCAGAAGAG CTTTCCAAACTAGGTATGAGTGTGATCATCATCAGCAGAAATCAAGAGAAGCTTGCCAGAGCAGCAAGAAAGATCG AGCTCACGACAGGACAGGAAGTCAAAGTAATAGCTGCTGACTTCACCAAAGATGATATATATGGACACATTAATGAAAACATCAAGGGTTTGGATATTGGTATTTTAG TGAACAATGTCGGGATTCTGCCCAGCCAAATACCCTGCAAGCTACTTGAAACCTCTGACTTAGAAGAA AGAATACATGATGTTATCAACTGCAATGTAAAAGCCATGGTTAAG ATGTGCAGAATTGTGCTACCAGAGATGCAGCAAAG AGGAAGAGGAGTGATTCTGAATGTGTCCTCTGGCATAGCCAAAATACCCTGCCCCATTTACACCCTGTATGCCGCGTCCAAG gtTTTTGTTGAGAGATTTTCACAGGGTCTTCAAGCAGAATATAAATTCAAAGGAATTATTATTcag acGGTGGCTCCGTTTGGGGTTTCAACAGCAATGACAGGACATCAGAAGCCAGATATGGTCACATTCAGACCTGAGGAGTTTGCAAGGAGCTCACTGAAGTATCTAAAACTAGGAGACCAAACATATGGCAGTGTCACTCATACCATACTG GGCGGGATTGTGCAGTCCATTCCCACCTGGGTCCTGCAGAGCAAAGCGTTTCAGCATCATTTCAGGGAATATGTGAAGGAGAAAGTCGGAAGCTGA